The genomic stretch CTTGAGACGGCCGGTCGCCAGCGCCGGATAGGTTTCGCCGAATTCAGCCAAGGCGATGCAGGCGCGGTTGGTGTCGCCGAGAGCGATCATCGTTTCCGAAAGATAGAGCAGGCTGTCGCCTGCGCGGCGCCCGCCCTTGTCGCTCTGGTAGTTCTTGAGGAACCACGGCGCAGCCTCGCGCGGCATCCCGTCGTCCAGATAGGCGCGGCCGAGCAGGTTACGGCCATAGGTCGCCATGGCATGGCTCGGATATTTTTCGAGGAACAGCGTCAGCTGCTGGCGCGCTTCTGGAAAAAAGCCTGCATCCCAGAGACGGAAGCCATAGGAATATTCATCGTCGCCCGGATCGTCTGTCTGCGGCTTGGTGATTGCCTGCACCGCAGCGAGTCGTTCCGGGCTGGGACCGCTCGGTTCGGCAGGCTTCGGAGCAGGCTTGGTCGCCGGCTTCGACACTGCCGGCTGCGACGCACCACCGGTCATGGCACTGAGATTGGCTGAAGGTGCCGTCGGGCCTGCCGCCTCGGTCGTCGCGGCGCCGGTGGTAACTTCCAGGGCTGCAAGCCGCGTGTTCAACTGGGCGATCGAGTTCGCATTCTCTTCGCTGCGCGCGGTCAGGCGCTGCAACTGCCCCTCGATCGCGTCGAGGCGCGAGAGAATATCCGTTACCGCTGTGGTCGAATTCGAAGCAGCGACATTGCTGGTTGGCGTCCCGGCCGTGATTTCGGGCTGGAAGAAGCGCCCGTCACCGCCCGGGAACACCTGACGCTGGATCGCGCGAATTTCGGCCTCGATCTTGCGCAGGCGAGCTTCCTCTTCCTTGTCCTGCGCCCCGGCTGGGACAGCCATGGTTGCCATGGCTGCAGCGGCCAGAACAGGACCGAAAAATTGAGTGAAGCGTTTCGACATCGCTCTTGGCTCCTCAGAACTTTACAATTGCGGCCGCATTCGGCGCGTTTTCCGAACGACAGCGATAAAGGCGCGGGATGAACGCGCCCGGAATATGTGGCGAAGCGCGCGCCCCAAGTCGAGAACGCGCGCCGCCTTATCCGTGGGAAATCGTCAGTTGAGTGCAGGTGTCGCCTCACCAGCCGGGACCTCTGCCCGGGCAAGCAAGGCAGCTGCGGAAACGGGGGCATCACCGATTACCACCGGCTCCTCCGCCAGCTTCGGCACCTGTTGCCCGCCGATGGTAATCGCCAGTGCATCGGGCCGTCCGGTATTGATGCGCGGCTGTTTCGCTGCGGCCGGCACTTCGTAGCGCTCACCCGAATCCATCAGCTTTTCGAGCAGCTTGTCGCCACCTTCGTCATAGAAGCGTACCCAGATGCCATCTTCCAGGGCGGTGAAAACAACCTGCCCGTTCGAAGGAATGGCAGCCTTGTCAGATTGGGCAGCATCGGCTGGCGCTGCGGCCACCTGTTCCGTCACTGCAGGGGCTTCGACCTGCAATGGATCGGGACCGGTTCCGGCGCCGTAATAGGTCGAGTAGAACGCGATCGCACCCGCCACCAGCAGGATCGCCGCGATACCGCCAGCCCATGCAAGTCCTGCCGAAGGGATCTTTGCCGGATCGCCCGGTTCGAAAGTGGAGCCCCGTTCGCGATAGCCGTCACCCTCGACAGCCAGTTCCTCGCGCACCTTGGCGACGATTTCCTCGGCATCGAGGCCCAGCATCTTGGCATAGGTGCGGGCGAATCCGGTCGCATATGTGCGAGCCGGAAGGTTGGCAAAATCGCCTTCTTCCATCACTTCGAGATGGCGAACCGGGATGCGGGTCTCAGACGCGACCTGATCCAGAGTGAGGCCCTTGGCCTCGCGAGTTTTACGTAGAATTGTCCCGGCACCGTCGCGTGATGGCGTTTCGGCTGCCAGAGTGTTGTCCCCGTCCATGACACGACCCTATAGCGAATTTTTTATTGCGGCGCAGAAAAGATGTGCTGCATCGCAGTGTCAAGCAGCACGTCGTGCGTTCGTCTCCGCAATCGGACGAGATGCGCGAATTGCGCGGCAGATGCGGCGAAAATGCCGCAATCCTGCCGGTTTCAGGCGAATCAATCGATGT from Altererythrobacter epoxidivorans encodes the following:
- a CDS encoding helix-turn-helix domain-containing protein; this encodes MDGDNTLAAETPSRDGAGTILRKTREAKGLTLDQVASETRIPVRHLEVMEEGDFANLPARTYATGFARTYAKMLGLDAEEIVAKVREELAVEGDGYRERGSTFEPGDPAKIPSAGLAWAGGIAAILLVAGAIAFYSTYYGAGTGPDPLQVEAPAVTEQVAAAPADAAQSDKAAIPSNGQVVFTALEDGIWVRFYDEGGDKLLEKLMDSGERYEVPAAAKQPRINTGRPDALAITIGGQQVPKLAEEPVVIGDAPVSAAALLARAEVPAGEATPALN